A DNA window from Impatiens glandulifera chromosome 7, dImpGla2.1, whole genome shotgun sequence contains the following coding sequences:
- the LOC124945129 gene encoding F-box protein GID2-like, with protein sequence MKRSIDSSSAGDNLKMKKIKSEQETDLTEADKSELVLTDDNLLYEILKHADAKTLAAVSCVSKQWNKTSQDERLWEMICTKQSANIGCGIHQLRSVVLALGGFRRLHSLYLWPLSNKPSSSSSSSSSTPPFDSSWPCFPPTPPPAVVGPSRSTAAGSKTRWGKDEVLLSVSLLSIRYFEKINQNTIGK encoded by the coding sequence ATGAAGAGATCAATCGATTCCTCCTCCGCCGGCGATAATCTGAAGATGAAAAAGATCAAATCAGAACAGGAAACAGATCTAACGGAAGCCGATAAGTCAGAATTGGTATTGACAGACGATAACTTGCTTTACGAGATCCTGAAACACGCCGACGCCAAAACGCTAGCCGCGGTTTCCTGCGTTAGCAAGCAATGGAACAAGACATCGCAGGACGAACGTCTTTGGGAGATGATATGTACTAAACAATCTGCTAACATCGGTTGCGGTATCCACCAGCTCAGATCCGTTGTTCTAGCCCTAGGCGGTTTCCGTCGCCTTCACTCTCTTTACCTATGGCCTCTCTCCAACAAGCCTTCGAGTTCATCATCGTCGTCGTCGTCTACTCCTCCTTTTGATTCATCTTGGCCTTGTTTCCCTCCAACTCCGCCTCCTGCTGTTGTAGGTCCGAGTAGATCCACCGCCGCGGGATCGAAAACACGGTGGGGAAAGGATGAGGTACTCCTCTCTGTCTCTCTACTCTCGATTCGGTATTTCGAGAAGATCAATCAGAACACTATCGGGAAGTGA
- the LOC124945567 gene encoding MFP1 attachment factor 1-like: protein MADVADESKSQPEKLPTSFSIWPPTQRTRDAVINRLIDTLTAPSILSNRYGTLPQNEAEETARRIEDHAFNTLSASASQDDDGIEILQAYSKEISKGMLDAVKARSTPPSQPESAPVDLSAPVSEDTSSIKSD from the coding sequence ATGGCTGACGTTGCCGATGAATCCAAATCGCAGCCGGAAAAGCTGCCGACTTCCTTCAGCATTTGGCCGCCGACTCAGCGCACTCGCGATGCCGTCATCAACCGTCTCATTGACACTCTCACCGCTCCTTCTATCCTCTCCAATCGTTACGGAACTCTCCCTCAAAACGAGGCCGAAGAGACCGCTCGTCGCATAGAAGATCATGCTTTTAACACTCTTTCTGCCTCCGCCTCTCAAGATGACGACGGCATCGAGATTCTCCAGGCCTACTCCAAAGAAATCAGCAAGGGAATGCTTGACGCTGTCAAGGCCAGATCTACACCACCCAGTCAACCCGAGTCGGCGCCGGTGGATCTATCTGCTCCTGTCAGTGAGGATACTTCTTCTATCAAGAGTGATTAG
- the LOC124945929 gene encoding putative cyclin-A3-1 — protein sequence MENPVRVTRLAKKRGAELISGNNEQHQPNIKNRVILGEISNLSKVPNPKKKPNLKSKKAVITTILDESVGEIDSKPDDPRICNAYVIDIYKYLHNMEIEEKRRPLPDYIEKIQNDINSNMRSLLVDWLVEVADEYNLLPDTLYLTISYIDRFLSANIINRNKLQLLGVSSMLIATKFEEIDPPRINEFCNITDNTYYKEEIVQMETDILKCLNYEISNPTIKTFLRKFISIAQEDYYKKPNLDLEFLGCFLAELTLLDYDCVKFLPSKIASSVVFLSLFTLRPDQHPWNSALEKYTGYKAADLKECSLIIQDLQIGKRGGGSLVAIRDKYKQHKFKHVSTLTCSCEVPSYYFEEIQH from the exons ATGGAAAACCCTGTTAGAGTTACTCGTCTCGCCAAGAAGAGAGGCGCCGAATTAATCAGTGGAAACAATGAACAACATCAACCCAACATCAAGAACAGAGTTATTCTTGGCGAAATCTCGAATCTATCCAAGGTACCCAATCCTAAGAAGAAACCTAATCTCAAGTCCAAGAAAGCAGTAATTACAACAATTCTTGACGAGTCTGTAGGGGAAATCGATTCAAAACCCGACGATCCCCGGATATGTAATGCTTATGTAATCGATATCTATAAGTATCTTCACAACATGGAG ATTGAGGAAAAGAGAAGGCCGTTACCAGACTATATAGAGAAAATTCAGAACGATATAAATTCTAACATGAGGAGTctattggttgattggttggtTGAAGTTGCTGATGAATACAATCTTTTACCAGACACTCTTTATCTCACAATCTCTTACATTGATAGATTCTTGTCAGCTAATATTATCAATAGAAACAAGCTTCAGTTACTAGGTGTTTCTTCAATGTTAATCGCTACAAAGTTTGAAGAGATAGATCCTCCAAGAATCAATGAATTCTGCAATATTACTGATAATACTTATTATAAAGAAGAGATAGTGCAGATGGAAACTGATATACTTAAATGCCTTAACTATGAAATCAGCAATCCAACAATCAAGACATTCTTGCG AAAGTTCATCAGTATAGCTCAAGAGGACTACTACAAA AAACCAAATTTGGATCTTGAGTTCTTGGGATGTTTCTTAGCAGAGTTAACCTTGTTAGATTACGATTGTGTAAAGTTTTTACCATCCAAGATTGCTTCATCAGTTGTATTCCTTTCACTCTTCACATTACGCCCAGACCAGCATCCTTGG AACTCGGCTCTTGAAAAGTATACTGGCTACAAAGCAGCGGATTTAAAGGAATGCAGTTTGATCATACAAGATCTTCAAATTGGTAAAAGAGGGGGAGGCTCATTGGTAGCAATCAGAGATAAATACAAACAGCATAAGTTCAAACATGTATCAACTTTAACCTGTTCCTGCGAAGTACCTAGCTATTACTTTGAAGAAATTCAGCACTGA
- the LOC124946106 gene encoding E3 ubiquitin-protein ligase APD2-like has protein sequence MSRYSAVSPSTAAPWRSNHNFQTMRWQESLARLLAPLTIWICVSVTIRYGYFADHRLVVGPNSSCLLDANSLFVSQVQVKDGGKTGVSVYGFFQKPELTFESNWNVSKYLIVASYARKGISLWLNKDSTIQIRWEVDQSTILDHLHVSLTKGDRNQEIMNPTMSSSTSKETEAEYHIEEDDKYYVGIINANPRSIIIGLNMNVTSKMYDTSKGNNSVCSTLNGSCSIDLLFPSNQFILVTTPNNGDIVEWYIDLSFIPRILSYAVILGFMALMVLLIAKYIGAYQEEEETIHTNGNNINASETDPLIPDHQKSYRLPYGTRGNKELEEESGSSTCSSSSSEDLYDGKICVICYDMARDCFFVPCGHCATCYECAKRITESDTRVCPICRRMIHKVRKLIIP, from the exons ATGTCTCGTTATTCGGCTGTATCCCCGTCCACGGCGGCGCCATGGAGGAGCAACCACAACTTCCAGACAATGCGGTGGCAGGAATCATTAGCTCGCCTGCTTGCTCCTCTCACAATCTGGATCTGCG TTTCCGTGACCATAAGATATGGGTATTTCGCCGACCATCGACTGGTGGTCGGACCCAACTCATCGTGTCTACTCGACGCCAACTCCCTTTTCGTGAGCCAAGTTCAAGTCAAAGACGGAGGGAAGACAGGGGTGTCGGTTTATGGATTCTTCCAGAAGCCTGAATTAACCTTTGAATCTAATTGGAATGTCtccaaatatttaattgtagcTTCTTATGCCCGCAAG GGAATATCTTTGTGGTTAAACAAAGACTCCACAATTCAAATTAGATGGGAAGTTGATCAATCTACCATTTTGGATCATCTTCATGTTTCTTTGACTAAag GTGACAGAAACCAGGAGATTATGAACCCAACTATGTCGTCTTCAACATCAAAGGAAACTG AAGCCGAGTATCACATTGAAGAAGATGACAAGTACTATGTTGGAATAATAAATGCAAATCCTAGAAGCATCATCATTGGATTGAATATGAATGTTACATCCAAAATGTACGATACGTCAAAAGGAAATAATAGCGTTTGCTCCACGTTGAATGGATCGTGTAGCATTGATCTTCTCTTCCCGAGTAACCAGTTCATCCTCGTGACCACTCCAAATAAT GGAGATATAGTTGAATGGTACATTGATTTGTCTTTCATTCCTAGAATACTATCCTATGCAGTCATTCTAg GATTTATGGCGTTAATGGTATTGTTAATAGCGAAATACATTGGAGCATAtcaagaagaggaggaaacaATACATACTAATGGAAATAATATAAATGCAAGCGAAACAGATCCTTTGATACCCGATCATCAAAAGTCGTATAGACTTCCTTACGGGACTAGAGGAAACAAAGAATTAGAAGAGGAGTCGGGATCATCTACATGTAGTAGTAGCTCTTCAGAAGACTTGTACGATGGAAAAATATGCGTGATTTGTTATGACATGGCTCGCGATTGTTTTTTCGTTCCGTGTGGTCATTGCGCTACGTGTTATGAATGCGCTAAGAGAATAACAGAGAGCGATACTAGGGTTTGCCCGATTTGTCGAAGGATGATTCATAAAGTAAGGAAGTTGATTATTCCTTAG
- the LOC124945498 gene encoding metal transporter Nramp2-like, with the protein MMGGTNSDETNVDTRDDEANRLLPEQSPPSTTHPVDDDDEVAYQSREKVAIIEFDSIEAVDHSVVPPFSWKKLWMFMGPGFLMSIAFLDPGNLEGDLQAGAIAGYSLLWLLMWATAMGLLIQLLSARVGVATGRNLAELCREEYPQWASLLLWFMAEIALIGADIQEVIGSAIAIQILSRGLLPIWAGVVITASDCFFFLFLENYGVRKLEAVFAVLIATMGLSFAWMFADAKPSGKQLIIGLLVPKLSSKTIRQAVGVVGCVIMPHNVFLHSALVQSREIETNKKGRVQEALNYYTIESSLALFISLMINMFVTTVFAKGFYGSKQANYIGLVNAGQYLEEKYGGGLFPILYIWGIGLLAAGQSSTITGTYAGQFIMGGFLNLKLRKWLRALITRGCAIVPTMIVALVFNKSEASLDILNEWLNVLQSVQIPFALIPLLTLVSNEHVMGVFKIGPVMERLAWTVAGLVIVINGYLLMDFIVSEVNGFLFGFAVLIGTGAYMAFILYLIIHGECLPFTWFELARTRAFSTR; encoded by the exons ATGATGGGAGGGACAAACAGCGACGAAACAAACGTCGATACTCGAGATGACGAAGCAAATCGTCTCCTTCCTGAGCAATCGCCACCGTCGACGACGCATCCGGTTGACGACGATGATGAAGTGGCGTACCAATCGAGAGAGAAAGTAGCAATTATCGAATTCGATTCGATTGAAGCTGTGGATCATTCGGTTGTACCGCCGTTCTCGTGGAAAAAGTTGTGGATGTTTATGGGTCCAGGGTTTCTGATGAGTATTGCGTTTCTGGATCCGGGGAATCTAGAGGGAGATCTACAGGCTGGAGCAATAGCTGGGTATTCGTTGCTTTGGCTATTGATGTGGGCGACTGCAATGGGGTTGCTGATCCAACTATTGTCGGCTAGAGTCGGCGTCGCCACTGGGCGGAACTTGGCGGAGCTTTGCCGGGAAGAGTATCCTCAATGGGCGTCGCTTCTGTTATGGTTCATGGCGGAGATTGCATTGATCGGAGCTGATATTCAAGAGGTGATTGGTAGTGCAATTGCAATTCAGATTCTAAGTCGCGGTCTTTTGCCTATTTGGGCTGGTGTTGTAATCACAGCTTCCGATTG tttcttctttttgtttctGGAAAACTATGGAGTTAGGAAACTGGAAGCTGTTTTTGCAGTTCTTATAGCAACTATGGGATTATCCTTTGCCTGGATGTTTGCTGACGCCAAACCAAGTGGGAAACAACTTATAATAG GGCTTTTAGTTCCGAAGTTGAGTTCTAAAACAATTAGGCAGGCTGTAGGAGTGGTAGGATGTGTAATCATGCCCCATAATGTATTTCTTCACTCTGCTTTAGTACAGTCAAGAGAGATCGAAACAAACAAGAAAGGGCGTGTACAAGAGGCGCTAAACTATTACACAATTGAATCCTCTTTGGCTCTTTTTATCTCATTAATGATCAATATGTTTGTCACGACTGTCTTTGCAAAAGGATTCTATGGCTCAAAACAAGCCAACTACATAGGCCTAGTGAATGCAGGACAATATCTTGAAGAGAAATATGGAGGAGGGTTATTTCCAATTCTATACATTTGGGGAATTGGGTTATTAGCTGCCGGCCAAAGCAGTACCATTACTGGAACTTATGCAGGACAGTTCATAATGGGGGGATTTCTAAATCTCAAACTCAGAAAGTGGTTGAGGGCTTTGATCACGAGAGGTTGTGCTATTGTACCAACGATGATCGTGGCTCTTGTCTTTAACAAGTCGGAGGCATCTCTGGATATATTAAACGAGTGGCTAAACGTGCTTCAGTCTGTTCAGATTCCGTTTGCATTGATCCCACTTCTTACTTTAGTGTCCAATGAACATGTCATGGGAGTCTTTAAGATTGGACCTGTTATGGAG AGGCTTGCTTGGACGGTAGCTGGTCTTGTGATAGTAATCAATGGGTATCTATTAATGGATTTCATAGTTTCTGAAGTGAATGGTTTTCTGTTCGGGTTTGCTGTGTTAATAGGAACTGGTGCATACATGGCATTCATACTGTACTTGATTATACACGGTGAATGTCTTCCATTTacatggtttgaacttgcaaggACCAGAGCTTTCTCCACAAGATAA
- the LOC124945499 gene encoding uncharacterized protein LOC124945499: MSGLVWLLISLHTLFSSAPKTYANPISCRTYCGNLTISYPFALQQGCGHPGFRDLLFCINDVLMFHISSGSYRVLDIDYAYKSLTLHDPHLSTCESITLGQRGNGFVVEEWRVPYLTPSGDNVFMLLGCSAKSPLFQGFPGKHLPCRNVSGMGCEEYYGCSAWTSRQGLWPSASECCAVPYGAIKAVNLTKLDCQGYSSVYNLAPVRVMGPDEWTYGIRVGYSMQGNEVFCRGCESSGGVCGYEMGTVSEVCICSAANSTVNCEKPVLELNRAQTHFKDNWVVAVLLLLLSLLPFHI, from the coding sequence ATGTCAGGCCTTGTCTGGTTACTAATCTCACTCCATACCCTGTTCTCATCTGCACCAAAAACCTATGCCAATCCCATATCCTGTCGAACCTATTGTGGGAACCTTACAATCAGTTACCCATTCGCCCTCCAACAAGGCTGTGGCCATCCAGGATTCCGTGACCTCTTATTCTGCATAAACGATGTCCTCATGTTCCACATAAGTTCTGGTTCATACAGAGTCCTTGACATAGACTACGCTTACAAATCTCTAACATTACACGATCCCCACCTTTCAACTTGCGAATCAATCACCCTAGGCCAACGTGGAAACGGGTTTGTGGTCGAGGAATGGCGGGTACCTTACTTGACTCCATCTGGGGACAATGTTTTCATGCTATTGGGTTGCTCGGCCAAGTCCCCACTTTTTCAAGGATTCCCCGGAAAGCATTTACCTTGTAGGAATGTTTCAGGAATGGGATGTGAAGAGTACTATGGTTGTTCTGCGTGGACTAGCCGACAAGGATTGTGGCCTTCGGCTTCGGAGTGTTGTGCGGTTCCTTATGGTGCGATTAAGGCTGTGAATCTTACGAAACTTGATTGTCAAGGGTATAGTAGTGTTTATAACTTGGCTCCGGTTAGAGTGATGGGGCCTGATGAGTGGACGTATGGGATACGGGTTGGTTATTCGATGCAGGGGAATGAAGTGTTTTGTCGTGGGTGTGAATCGAGTGGGGGAGTTTGTGGGTATGAAATGGGTACGGTTAGTGAGGTTTGTATTTGTTCGGCTGCGAATTCTACAGTGAATTGTGAGAAGCCAGTGTTGGAATTGAACAGGGCACAGACCCATTTCAAAGACAATTGGGTCGTTgcagttttacttttacttctatCTCTTTTACCATTTCATATTTGA
- the LOC124944449 gene encoding protein TRIGALACTOSYLDIACYLGLYCEROL 5, chloroplastic: protein MVITNFDGVGVGFGLGVGCGFGIGWGFGGMPLSFLGLGAGGGCGVGLGLGWGFGAAYGSQYRSTNVTFQGVDWSMPNKETLETAKDSQKVHPTHN from the exons ATGGTTATCACCAATTTTGACGGAGTTGGGGTTGGATTCG GACTTGGCGTCGGCTGTGGTTTTGGAATAGGTTGGGGATTTGGAG GCATGCCTTTAAGTTTCTTGGGCCTTGGAGCAG GTGGAGGCTGTGGAGTTGGACTTGGGCTAGGTTGGGGATTTGGTGCAGCTTATGGGAGCCAATACAGATCCACCAATGTTACATTTCAAGGTGTGGATTGGAGTATGCCTAACAAAGAGACCTTAGAAACAGCCAAAGACTCTCAAAAGGTTCATCCTactcataattaa
- the LOC124944448 gene encoding probable esterase D14L — translation MGTLESALNVRVLGSSEKKNAVVVLAHGFGTDQSVWKHLVPHLLEDYCVVLYDNMGSGPTNPDYFDFNRYATLQGYALDLLSILEDLAISSCIFVGHSVSGNVGMLASIARPDLFHKLLTINTSPRYLNDDASDYYGGFEKEDVQQLIDAMTDNFKAWCAGFAPLLVGGDMDSVAVQEFSRTLFNVRPDIALCVVKSIFYCDLRSLMGLVTVPFHIIQCSKDLAVPVQVAEYLNNNTGGKSVVEIMALDGHLPQLSSPEVAITVILRHIQLDI, via the coding sequence ATGGGAACTTTGGAGAGCGCTCTCAACGTGAGGGTGTTGGGGAGTTCGGAAAAGAAGAATGCAGTGGTGGTGCTTGCCCATGGCTTTGGCACGGACCAGTCTGTATGGAAGCACCTGGTCCCTCACCTCCTGGAGGACTATTGTGTCGTTCTTTACGATAACATGGGCTCAGGACCAACTAACCCCGACTACTTTGACTTCAACCGCTATGCAACCCTCCAGGGCTATGCATTGGATTTGCTTTCCATCTTAGAAGATCTAGCCATTTCCTCCTGCATCTTTGTGGGACACTCTGTTTCTGGTAATGTCGGTATGTTAGCTTCCATTGCTCGCCCAGATCTTTTCCATAAGCTACTGACCATCAACACTTCTCCAAGATACTTGAATGATGATGCATCAGATTACTATGGAGGATTCGAGAAAGAAGATGTCCAGCAGCTCATTGATGCCATGACAGATAACTTCAAGGCGTGGTGTGCTGGCTTTGCTCCCCTGCTCGTAGGAGGTGACATGGATTCTGTTGCTGTGCAGGAATTCAGCCGTACACTTTTCAATGTCAGGCCGGATATAGCTCTATGTGTGGTCAAGTCTATATTCTATTGTGATCTTAGATCACTTATGGGGCTTGTGACTGTCCCCTTTCACATTATACAGTGCAGCAAAGACTTGGCTGTGCCTGTTCAAGTTGCGGAATATCTCAACAACAACACGGGTGGGAAATCCGTGGTTGAGATTATGGCACTCGATGGCCATCTTCCCCAACTCAGCTCGCCGGAAGTGGCTATTACAGTAATCCTCCGACACATTCAATTAGACATATGA
- the LOC124910505 gene encoding uncharacterized protein LOC124910505, with the protein MTSLLERWEKDPFFSAAEEVQESADRMESIFRMWNKDSPDDQLRRDLQTALGTTKWQLEEFQRATMSSYNTNSADDAKTRHKEFVVAIEANISRIKTSLNETTTSNGKPPLPWVRLDEGERDELAVFLSGAPIQVEKTSTRFHVIGEQPSSDNPQEIEPNGTSKNTRHSVQWNPSEARDQEKQLSGHRRAASANADIGSFKISVSDPDHNVHLLSSNSNQGLGTVNGMEAASSFSCSKKNAYRKIKVCDRGGQEQLNGGCCYERSKSCLNGCDDCDKHIYGWYGAVRRLIQRSQYQVQYCRPIQIIIWSLLLICLIILLVLTVILGISRNN; encoded by the exons ATGACATCCCTTTTGGAACGATGGGAAAAAGATCCCTTCTTTTCCGCTGCAGAAGAGGTCCAGGAATCAGCCGACAG GATGGAATCCATCTTTCGTATGTGGAACAAAGATTCCCCAGACGACCAACTTCGTAGAGACCTTCAAACCGCCCTTGGCACCACTAAATGGCAG TTAGAGGAATTTCAAAGGGCGACTATGTCAAGTTACAACACTAATTCAGCCGATGATGCAAAAACCAGACATAAAGAATTTGTCGTTGCAATAGAAGCCAACATTTCAAGAATTAAAACATCCTTAAACGAAACAACTACATCCAATGGCAAACCTCCACTTCCATGGGTCCGATTAGACGAAGGTGAAAGAGATGAACTCGCAGTGTTTCTTTCAGGAGCACCTATACAAGTTGAGAAAACATCAACAAGGTTTCATGTTATAGGAGAACAACCTTCATCAGATAACCCTCAAGAAATTGAACCAAATGGGACCTCAAAGAACACACGCCATTCAGTTCAGTGGAATCCATCTGAGGCTAGAGATCAGGAAAAACAGCTTTCTGGACATAGAAGGGCAGCTAGTGCAAATGCTGACATTGGTTCGTTCAAGATATCAGTATCGGATCCTGATCACAATGTTCATCTCCTATCTTCAAACTCGAATCAGGGTCTTGGAACAGTTAATGGAATGGAGGCTGCGTCTAGTTTCAGTTGTTCCAAGAAAAACGCATATAGGAAAATTAAGGTTTGTGAtcgaggtggacaagaacaatTGAATGGAGGTTGTTGTTACGAGAGAAGCAAGAGTTGTCTAAACGGTTGTGATGATTGCGATAAACATATATATGGTTGGTATGGAGCTGTTAGAAGATTAATTCAAAGGTCTCAATATCAAGTACAGTATTGTCGCCCAATTCAGATCATCATTTGGTCTCTTCTTCTTATCTGCTTGATTA TTTTGTTGGTATTAACTGTAATCTTAGGAATATCGCGAAACAATTAA
- the LOC124945390 gene encoding protein arginine N-methyltransferase 2 gives MEKLEERLCIAAKKGGADEVKTLIEAGADVSFFDDEGMTPLMHAAKQGHASVVKLLLEAGAPWNALSPSNLSAGDFAMEATHEEAFNVLLNAGIQAELILGTIARKQKPTVDSDGDYLEDRVTFSEDKLMDSNSKAVMMAWEKPLMEAHAKAISMGGGHILNIGFGMGLVDSAIQQYSPISHTIVEAHPDVYQRMLRLGWGEKENVKIIFGRWQDVLHQLNLYDGIFFDTYGEYYEDMREFHQHLPSMLKPGGVYSFFNGLCGGNAFFHTVYCQLVSLELESLGYSTQFVALPVKDCLGEEVWEGVKHKYWQLDTYYLPVCQSSDESE, from the exons ATGGAGAAACTAGAAGAACGTCTCTGCATCGCCGCCAAGAAAGGCGGCGCCGACGAGGTTAAAACTCTCATAGAGGCCGGCGCCGATGTTTCCTTTTTCGATGATGAAGGTATGACCCCATTGATGCACGCAGCTAAACAAGGTCATGCTTCAGTGGTCAAGCTTCTTCTTGAAGCCGGCGCACCCTGGAACGCCCTGTCTCCTTCCAACCTCTCCGCCGGTGATTTCGCCATGGAAGCCACTCATGAAGAAGCCTTCAACGTTCTCCTCAATGCTG GGATTCAAGCTGAGCTTATCCTTGGTACCATTGCGCGAAAACAAAAACCCACTGTTGATTCAGATGGAGATTACTTAGAAGATAGAGTTACTTTTAGTGAGGACAAATTGATGGATTCTAATAGTAAGGCTGTAATGATGGCATGGGAGAAACCTCTTATGGAAGCTCATGCAAAAGCTATAAGTATGGGTGGTGGTCATATCTTGAACATTGGTTTTGGGATGGGTCTTGTGGACAGTGCTATTCAACAATATTCTCCTATTTCACACACAATTGTAGAGGCTCATCCAGATGTTTATCAGCGGATGCTTCGTTTGGGTTGGGGTGAAAAGGAGAATGTCAAGATAATATTTGGTCGGTGGCAGGATGTTCTTCATCAATTGAATTTGTATGATG GTATTTTTTTCGATACATACGGGGAGTATTATGAAGATATGAGAGAGTTCCACCAACATCTTCCTTCTATGCTAAAACCTGGAGGAGTTTATTCATTTTTCAATGGATTATGTGGAGGTAATGCTTTCTTCCACACTGTTTACTGTCAGTTGGTTTCTCTGGAACTTGAGAGCTTGGGATATTCGACACAGTTTGTAGCTTTACCAGTGAAGGATTGTTTGGGGGAAGAAGTTTGGGAGGGTGTCAAACACAAGTATTGGCAGTTGGATACTTATTATCTTCCTGTTTGTCAGTCTAGTGATGAATCTGAATGA
- the LOC124910021 gene encoding glycine-rich cell wall structural protein 2-like, with protein sequence MRWTYCSLLFLFVLCLEIAVESARVGRMLSYEDYGKGGYQNNYWGNANYGGYGPGGGGGGYGSGGGSSGGYIGGGSGGNGYGSGGGNGNGGGYDGGWNGGGGGGGGGGSGGGGGGGSGQGSVGNGYGSGGGSGSGFGGGGGSGGGGGGGGGGGGGGSNEYGWGGSNGGGSGYGSGSGSGYGGGNGGTGGGGSGGGSGGGGGYGNSGSGSGSGYGSGSGSGGGSYGTPGKN encoded by the coding sequence ATGAGATGGACTTATTGCAGTCTCCTTTTCCTATTTGTGCTCTGCTTGGAGATAGCTGTTGAGAGTGCTAGAGTTGGGAGGATGTTGAGCTATGAAGATTATGGAAAGGGTGGTTACCAGAATAACTATTGGGGAAATGCTAATTATGGAGGGTATGGACCCGGGGGAGGTGGGGGAGGCTATGGTTCAGGCGGTGGAAGTAGTGGTGGGTACATTGGCGGTGGCTCTGGAGGAAATGGATATGGTTCGGGTGGTGGCAATGGCAATGGCGGCGGGTATGATGGTGGTTGGAacggtggaggtggaggtggaggtggcgGTGGTTCTGGAGGTGGAGGGGGTGGTGGTTCGGGACAAGGCTCTGTGGGGAATGGGTATGGCTCAGGTGGTGGTAGTGGCAGTGGGTTTGGTGGTGGAGGTGGCtcaggaggaggaggaggaggaggtggtggtggcGGCGGTGGAGGGAGCAATGAATACGGGTGGGGGGGAAGTAATGGTGGAGGAAGTGGTTATGGGTCGGGATCAGGGTCAGGTTATGGTGGTGGCAATGGAGGAACTGGTGGGGGAGGGTCTGGTGGCGGCAGTGGTGGTGGGGGAGGGTATGGAAATTCTGGTTCTGGTTCAGGGTCTGGATATGGTTCTGGGTCGGGGTCTGGAGGTGGCTCTTATGGAACTCCAGGCAAGAATTAA